Sequence from the Paeniglutamicibacter cryotolerans genome:
AGGCAGCCGCCGCCGAAGCCGACACCGGCATTCAGGAAACGGCGCCCGATGCGCGCATCGTAGCCCAGCGCATCGGCCAGCGTGCCGATATCCCCGCCGACGGTCTCGGTGACCTCGGCGAAGGCGTTGATGAAGGAGATCTTCGTGGCCAGGAACGCGTTGGCCGCCACCTTGACCAGTTCGGACGTCTCGAAGTCTGTCACCACGACGGGGGTCCCGGCCTCCAGTGCCGTTGCGTAGACCTCGCGCAGCATGGCCTCGCTGTCTATCGTGCCGATGCCGAAGACCAGCCGGTCCGGGGTCATTGTGTCGCGCACGGCGAAGCCCTCGCGCAGGAACTCGGGGTTCCACGCCAGCGACAGCTCCACTCCCGGACGCGCGTGTTCGGCCAGCAGCGCCTCGAGTCGACGGGCCGTGCCGACCGGGACGGTCGATTTGCCCACAATCAGCGCATCACGGGTGATATGCCGCGCCAGCGAGGTGGCGGCGGCATCGACGTATGACATGTCTGCCCCCTGGCCGTCGGTACGTTGTGGCGTACCGACGCCGATGAAGTGCACATCGGCCCATTCCCCGACCTCAGCGTAGGAGGTCGTGAAGCGCAGCCGTCCGGAAGCCACGTGCTTGCGCAGCAGCTCGGGTAACTCGGGCTCGTGGAAGGGCAGCAGGCCCTCAGCTAGGCGCTCGATCTTGGCCTGGTCGATGTCCAGCCCGATGACCTCGAAGCCCAGTTCCGCCATGCAAGCGGCATGCGTCGCACCGAGGTAACCGGTGCCGATCACCGATACCTTCAGTGACATGCCGGCCCCCTAGAGTGCCAGCTCGCGGCTGACCACGTCGGCCAGCGCACGGGCATGGGCCTCGGCGGTGGCTTGGTCACGCGCCTCGACCATGACCCGGACCACCGGTTCGGTGCCGGAGGGGCGCAGCAGCACGCGGCCGCCGTGACCCAGCTCGGCCTCGACCGCTGCCACGGCGGCGCTCAGGGCCTCATTGCTGTCGGCAGCCGCCTTGTCGACGCCCTTGACGTTGATCAATACCTGCGGAAGCACCGTCATCACGGAGGCGAGCTCCTTCAGCGTCTTGCCGGTGGCCTTCATCCGGGCAGCGATCTGCAGGCCGGTGAGCACACCGTCACCCGTGGTGGCGTGGTCGGCGAAAATGACGTGGCCGGACTGCTCGCCACCGAGGTTGTATCCGTTGGCGCGCATGCCCTCAAGCACGTAGCGGTCCCCGACACCGGTTTCCAGGATGTTGATCCCGGCTTCCTGCATCGCGATCTTCAGGCCGAGATTGCTCATGACCGTAGCGACGAGGGTATTGTCCTTCAGTTTGCCGGCGTCCTTGAGTGCGCTGGCCATGACTGCCATGATCTGGTCGCCGTCGACGACAGTGCCTTCGTGGTCAACTGCCAGGCAGCGGTCGGCATCACCGTCGTGGGCGATGCCCAGGTCCGCACCGTGTTCAAGCACGGCGGCCTGCAGCTTTTCCAGGTGGGTGGAGCCGTAGCCCTCGTTGATGTTGATGCCGTCCGGTTCGGCGCCGATCACGAAGAGCTCGGCCCCGGCGGCCTTGAAAACCTCGGGCGAACAGCCGCTGGCGGCGCCGTGGGCACAGTCGAGCACGACTTTCAGGCCATCGAGCCGGTTCGGCAGTGTCTGCAGCAGGTGCAGTATGTAGCGGTCCTCGGCGTCGGCAAAGCGCTGGACCCTGCCCACGTCGCCGGCTACGGGACGCCGTGGTTCAAGCTCCAGGTGCGCCTCGATGGCGTCTTCGAGCGCGTCGTCGAGCTTCTGGCCGCCACGGGCCAGGAACTTGATTCCATTGTCAGGCGCCGGGTTGTGCGAGGCCGAGATCATCACGCCGAAGTCGGCGTTCAGGTCGGCGACCAGATAGGCGGCCGCGGGGGTGGGCAGGGTGCCGGCATCGAAGACATCCACGCCAGATGCGGCGAGCCCAGCCTCGATGGCAGCGGAAATGAAGTCACCGCTGATTCGGGGGTCCTTGGCGACCACCGCGACCGGCCTGCGGCCGTCGGTGATCTTGTCGAACCCCAAAACGACGGAGGCGGCCTGCGCCAGCCTCATCGTCAGCTCCGGGGTCAGGAGTTCATTTGCTTTTCCGCGCACACCATCGGTGCCAAATAACCTTGCCATTGTTCTCCATCATAGGGCTCCGGAGGCCGTCACAGGCCAGGGGCACGGGCTGGCCAGTGCAAATTGAATTGATTTCACACCGAGCCGGCATCCACGCACGGGCCTGTGTGTGCTTAAACGACTCGGGGACCCGAGCGGAAACATGTTCCGTTCGGGTCCCCGAGGGTTCCGGCCCGGGGGCCGAGGCAAGCGGTTTAGCGCTTGGAGAACTGCGAAGCCTTACGGGCCTTCTTGAGGCCAGCCTTCTTGCGCTCGATGACACGTGCGTCACGAGTCAAGTAGCCGGCCTTCTTCAGGGCCGCACGGTTGTTGTCGCGGTCGATTTCGTTCAGCGAACGGGCGATGCCCAGACGCAGAGCACCGGCCTGGCCCGAGGGGCCACCGCCGTGGATGCGTGCAATGACGTCGTACGCGCCGTCGAGCTCGAGGAGCTTGAACGGTTCGTTGACATCCTGCTGGTGCAGCTTGTTCGGGAAGTAGTTGTCCAGCTGGCGGCCATTGATGGTCCACTTGCCGGAGCCCGGGACGACGCGAACGCGGGCAATTGCCTGCTTGCGACGGCCAACGGCTGCGCCGGCAACGGTCAGTGCCGGGCGCTCCTTGACTGCGGTTTCTTCAACGGTCACGGATTCCGAGGTGTACGAAGCCGGAGCTTCACCCTCGAATTCGTTCTGCTCTTCAGTGTTCTGAGCCACGATAATCTCCTAAAGTCTTTTTACTCGGGGCCCAGCGCTACTGCGCGACCTGGGTGATTTCGAAGGCCTTCGGCTGCTGGGCAGCGTGCGGGTGCTCGGCACCGCGGTAGACCTTGAGCTTGGACAGCTGCTGGGCAGCCAGGGAGTTCTTCGGAAGCATGCCCTTGATGGCCTTCTCTACGGCGAGCACCGGGTTCTTCTCGAGAAGTTCGGTGTAGCTCACCGACTTCAGGCCACCCGGGAAACCGGAGTGGCGGTAGGCGCGCTTCTGCTCGAGCTTGGCGCCGGTGAGGGCAACCTTCTCGGCATTGATGATGATGACATGGTCGCCCATGTCCATGTGAGCGGCATAGGTTGCCTTGTGCTTGCCGCGCAGCAGGGTTGCGGCCTGGACGGCAAGACGGCCGAGAACTACGTCGGTGGCGTCAATGATCAGCCATGAGCGTTCCTGGTCGGCCGGCTTTGGAGTGTACGTACGCACTGTGATTGCCTTCGTTTCCTTAGTTACTGGTCAAGCGCCCGCCCTGACTAAGGCTGTGAGATCCTTCGTCGGTTGGTGCGCTGTGTTATCCATGCGCTGTACCAGTTTTTCAGGTGAGGACTGAAGTCAACCGGCTGTCCTCGTAATGTTCGCATTCTCCGCAGACCAGTGGCCCTGCAACCGGGCCGTCACGCGAAGAAAGTTGTGTCGAACAAAGGACACGCACAACAGCATTAAATACTACCGGATTAAGCCTAGCCGTACAAAAGCCGGATTTTCCGGATACCCATCTCCCACTTGCCGGCGACCCCCGTCGCTACCACGTCCAATAGGCGGAGGCAGTGCGCAGGGGACCCATCGGGCATCCCGCGGAGTTCCCGCGACGGACATCCGGCTTGCGGCCACAGGCAGGACTGGTCCAGCCAGCGGGGTCCGGAGACGCTCAGCCACGGTGCCGGGCTTCATTCTTGCGCTCCGCAGGGCACGACGCAGCGCAGCGGTGATCCGATGTACCTCTTGTCCGGCGGAGGCACCGGCACTCCCGGGGAAAACGGTCCTCCAGTACGCAACACCGCATCCCGTGGCACCAGCGCGGCAAAAGCTACCTCGGCAAGGATCCAGGCTCCAGGCTCCGCACAGACTACCCAGCGCTGCCGCGTCACCCGGCACGTCCAGAGCCACGGAAAACGTCAGCTGGAGCTGGCTGAATTGACCAAAGAGCACCAACCCGCAAGCCTGGCTCGCCCTTGCCCCGGACAAAACGCCGGTCTGATCCACGAGGCGCTCGATGGCACTGACGCAGTTCGCTGCCGGTGGACCAATCCGTCATGGCGCAAGGCAAGCTCAGCGCGGCCGGAGTGGTCTAGCTTGCTGGACGACGCGAACCACCGTCGAATCGTTGCTCAACTCGAGGGTCCATGACACGGCGATGGATTTCCCGGACCCTACCGGTCCATGAAGCACGTTCCGCCGCCAGCGTCCGGGAGGCTTCCGCTCCGGGCCCCGCCATCGCTTAGTTCCTTGACCCTGCGCTTCGTGCTTCCGATGGCCCGACTCAGGCACCAAAAATGACCCGATGCCAACATCTAATGGGGCACCAACCCACAACGCGACTTTGTGCTTCTCCTCACCCTAGAAGCAACTTAGTATCCAGCCCCGCCTCCCAGAAAAACGAGCATGACCTGGATTGATGAATGAAATAGCACGTCATAGCCCAACTGGAGCATCCACGCGTGGGGGCAGATGAGTGGTGTCGGAACCCGGCAACCGCCGGGCACGAGTGAGTTCGGCTCGTTCACCCATCAAGGTGTCGGACGGGTACGCAACCTCCTCGAGCACCAGGGCATGGGGCACAGCGAGCTTGCTGAGCGAATCGCGCACCCGCTCCCCCAAGCGGTGCGCCATCCAGCCAGGCTCCTTCCGACCGTCGCCGACCATGAGCGCCGCCCCGATGAGCGAGCGGACCATGTTGTGGCAGAAGGCGTCCGCCTTCACATGGGCCACCAGGAGGCCCTCCGCATCGCGGGCGAAATGGAACTCGGTCAGCGTGCGGATGGTCGTTGCCATCGGCTTGGGCTTGCAGAATGTCAGGAAGTCGTGGCGGCCGAGCAGCGACTCCGCCTCGTCATTCATGAGCCCCTCGTCCAATGCCTCACCATGCCACATGGTCACGTGGCGGCGCAGCGGGTCCCATTTGTCCGGGCCGTCGGCGATCCGGTATGAATAGCGACGCCATAGCGCGGAAAAGCGCGCGTCGAATCCTTCTGGCGCCACGGAGATCTCGTGGACGACCACGGCTCCGCCCTGGCGTCCCAGGATGCCGTACAGGCGGCGCAGCAGCGCCTCGCAGGGGTCCAGGTCCTTGCCACGCGGAAGTTGGCTGTATTCGGTGGGGGTCAGGTCGAAGTGAACCACTTGGGCACTCGCATGGACACCGGCATCGGTACGTCCGGCAACCACCGTGCGGATCTGTCGGCGGATCAGCAGCGAGAGCCCGTGCTCGAGCACGCCTTGGACGGTGGGCAGGGTTGGCTGGACCCCCCAGCCCGAATAGGCTGCCCCGTCGTAGGCCAGCGTGGCCCGCAGCCGAACCGTCGCCGGCTCCCCGCCGTGCCGCGACTCCGGGCTCAGACCGATCGATTCGAGCGAGGGGATGATGGGCGCAGTCTTCATGGCATCCATTTTAGCCAGCGCCGGGGCTCCCCCAAGACCGTTAAACGGGACATGGTCCGTCCCCGCGATGCGGGAACGGACCATGTCCACCAGGTTCACTTCGAGAAAGGACTAGGCCTTGTTCTCTTCGGTGGCCTCGGTTGCCGGAGCTTCGGTCTCGACGACCTCTGCCTCGACGACCTCGACAGCTGCAGCCTTTTCGGCGGCCTTGACGGCCTCCTTCACGACTGCCTGCTTCGGGGACACCGGCTCCATGACCAGTTCGATGACTGCCATGGGCGCGTTGTCGCCCTTGCGGTTACCGATCTTGGTGATGCGGGTGTAGCCACCATCGCGCTCGGCCATGACCGGTGCGATGTTCTCGAAGAGCTCGTGAACGATGCTCTTGTTGGTGCGGCTGCGCGAGGCAATGATGCCCTGCACACGACGACGGTTGGCCAGGTCTCCGCGCTTTGCGAACGTGATCAGACGCTCTGCATGCGGGCGAAGGCGCTTGGCCTTGGTCAGCGTGGTGGTGATGGATTTGTGCTCGAACAGCTGTGCCGACAGGTTCGCGAGCATCAGGCGCTCGTGCGCGGCGCTACCGCCGAGACGCGCTCCCTTTGGTGGGGTAGGCATGATGTAATCTCCTCAGATGGTACCCACCGGTCCACACCGCGAAGGTGCGGACCGGAGGGCAAAAGTTCTTTATGGTCGAAGGGGCCTAGGCCTCTTCATCACCGTAAACGTCGTCTTCATCGATCGCGGCGGCGCGAGCGGCAAGGTCGAACCCTGGAGGTGAATCCTTCAGGGACAGACCAAGATCGATCAGCTTCGCCTTGACCTCGTCGATGGACTTTGCACCGAAGTTACGGATGTCCATCAGGTCGGCCTCGGAACGTGCCACGAGTTCACCCACGGTGTGGATGCCCTCGCGCTTGAGGCAGTTGTACGAGCGAACGGTCAGTTCAAGATCCTCAATTGGCAGCGCCATGTCGGCGGCGAGTGCGGCATCCGTCGGGGACGGGCCAATCTCGATGCCTTCGGCTGCCGTGTTGAGTTCACGGGCCAGACCAAACAGCTCGACCAGGGTCGTACCGGCAGACGCCACGGCGTCACGCGGTGCGATTGAATCCTTGGTTTCAACGTCGACAATCAACTTGTCGAAGTCGGTGCGCTGCTCAACACGGGTGGCTTCCACGCGGAAAGTCACCTTCAGAACAGGCGAGTAGATGGAGTCGACCGGAATACGGCCGATTTCCTGATCCGCGCTCTTGTTCTGCGAAGCCGAAACGTAACCGCGGCCACGTTCGATGGTCAGCTCCATGTCGAACTTGCCCTTCGCGTTCAAAGTCGCGATGTGCAGGTCCGGGTTGTGGAACTCGACGCCGGCCGGCGGAGTGATATCCGCTGCCGTGACGACGCCGGGACCCTGCTTGCGCAGGTAGGCGACGACAGGTTCGTCGTGCTCGGAGGACACCGAAAGGTTCTTGATGTTCAGGATCAGTTCGGTGACGTCTTCCTTCACACCCGCTACGGTGGTGAACTCATGCAGTACACCGTCAATCCGCACACTGGTGACAGCTGCACCAGGGATGGAGGACAGCAGGGTACGGCGGAGCGAGTTACCAAGGGTGTAGCCGAAGCCCGGCTCCAACGGTTCAATGACAAACCGGGAACGGTTTTCCGCTACTACTTCTTCGGTCAGGGTGGGTCGCTGTGCAATAAGCACTTACATTTCCTTTCAGCGAGCATCCGCTATATGACGCAACACAGGGGGTGGAAAGGACGATGGCCGCGAGGCGTACGTCGGTTTCGGTCTGGTCAGGCCGCGGGGCGTCCATGCCGCCGCAACTCCCCCAGGGGATCTGCGGCGGCAGGGACGCTTTGGCGGTCTATTAGACGCGGCGACGCTTCGGCGGGCGGCAACCGTTGTGTGCGCTCGGGGAAACGTCCTGGATGGACCCAACCTCAAGGCCGGCGGCCTGCAGCGAGCGGATCGCGGTTTCGCGGCCCGAGCCCGGGCCCTTCACGAAAACGTCGACCTTGCGCATGCCGTGCTCCTGTGCGCGCTTGGCAGCTGCTTCAGCAGCCATCTGTGCGGCGTACGGAGTCGACTTACGCGAACCCTTGAATCCAACCTCGCCGGCCGAGGCCCAGGAGATTACAGCACCGGACGGGTCCGTGATGGACACGATGGTGTTGTTGAAGGTGCTCTTGATGTGCGCCTGACCCAGCGCGATGTTCTTCTTGTCCTTGCGACGCGGTTTGCGGACCGCTCCACGAGTCTTGGGGGGCATGCTTACTCCTACGAAATGATTTGGCTAAGGGGACCGCTAGGTTTAGCGGGTCTTCTTCTTACCGGCAACGGTGCGCTTCGGGCCCTTACGGGTACGTGCGTTCGTCTTGGTGCGCTGACCGCGGACCGGCAGGCCCTTGCGGTGGCGAATGCCCTCGTAGGAGCCAATCTCGACCTTGCGGCGGATATCGGCTGCCACCTCACGGCGGAGGTCACCCTCGACCTTGAAGCTGCCTTCAATGAAGTCACGCAGCTGAACGAGTTCAGCGTCGGTGAGATCCTTGACACGAGTGTCGGGGTTGATCCCGGTCTCGGCAATAGTATGTTCTGCACGGGTCTTGCCCACGCCGTAGATGTAGGTAAGCGCAATGATCACGCGCTTTTCGCGCGGGATGTCTACGCCAGCTAGACGAGCCATATTTGGTGTCTACCTTTCGATATGCGGAGGTCTAAAGCAGTACATAACCCGGTTTCCCGGTCCCCGGCCTCCGTGCCGAGGGTGTGCGTCCCGCGTAGTGGACGCTGTACTGCCGAATTATTAGCTACGCGCAGGTCAAAGCTCCCGAGAGGGGAAACTTAGCCCTGGCGCTGCTTGTGGCGTGGGTTTTCGCAGATCACCATGACCCGGCCGTTACGACGGATCACCTTGCACTTGTCGCAGATCGGCTTCACGCTAGGGTTAACCTTCACGGTTTATTTCCTTTGCGGTTGCTGTTTCAGTGGAGCAGTAACTACCAGCGCCGGCGGGCGGTGCCCGTCGGTCGAAAGTCTTTACTTGTAGCGGTAGACGATACGTCCGCGGTTGAGGTCGTATGGACTGAGTTCCACCACTACACGGTCCTCAGGGAGGATTCGAATGTAGTGCTGACGCATCTTTCCCGAGATAGTCGCAAGTACCACGTGCCCGTTCGGCAGCTCAACACGAAACATCGCATTGGGCAGCGCCTCCGACACGGTGCCTTCTACCTCGATGACACCCTCTTTCTTGGCCATATCCTCCGCTAACTTTTATGCCGATGACGGGTGCCACCGGCGTGTATGGTTTGTGGTTGCTGCCATCCGACCCGACCATAACGGCCATTTTGGGCACAGACATAGAGACAACCAACAATCAAGCCTACGTGTTCATCAGCGAAAATGGAAATCATCCCGCGAACAGCACACTGTTACCTTCGACACACGCCATTAGTTAAGTGGATAGGACCAGGGCCACCCATCGGGCGGTACCGGTCCTATCCGTTCTGCTACGGCGCCCGACGGGTCCCGAACCCGAAGGGGCTAGGGCATGATCGGGGTCGGCACGACGCCAAAGGGGGCCAGCCCCTCCACTCCCCCGTCATGGGCCGTGAGGACCCAGATGCCGCCGAGGTGGATGGCCACGCTGTGCTCCCACTGCGAGGCGCGCGCACCGTCGGTGGTCACCACCGTCCAGTCGTCGGCCAACACCTTGGTCTCGATGCCACCACGGACCAGCATCGGCTCGATGGCCAGGCACATGCCGGGCTTGATGCGTGCGCCACGGTGCCCGGTGCGGAAGTTCAGCACGTCGGGGGCCTGGTGCATTTCCGAACCGATCCCGTGGCCGACGTAGTCCTCCAGGATGCCCAGCGGCGCACCGGGGACACCTGAGACGAAGTCGTCGATGGCATCGCCGATGGCTCCGACATAGCGGGCCTCGGCCAGCGAGGCGATCCCGCGCCACATGGCCTCGCGGGTGACGTCCGAAAGGCGCTGGTCTTCCGGATCGGCAGTACCGACGATCACGGTGCGTGCAGAGTCGGCGTGCCAGCCCTCGATGATGGCACCGCCGTCGATCTTCAACACGTCACCGTCGGCAAGCACGTAGCCGCTCGGGAAACCGTGTACCACTTCCTCGTTCACCGATGCGCAGATGGAGGCAGGGAAGCCATGGTATCCCTTGAAGTTGCTGGTGGCGCCGTGACGCTCAAGCACGCCGGCAAAGACCTCGTCCAGACGCGCGGTGGTGACGCCGATCTGGGCCGCTGCCACTGCCTCATCCAGCGCTTCGGCCAGGACCAGGCCTGCCTCGCGCATCTTCAGGATCTGCGAATTGGTCTTATATTCGATTTTGGGCTGGCCGAATGCCATGGGAGGGGGTTCCTTCCGGATTGCTGTTGCTTAAATATCCCACATAAGACCAGTGAGGATCCCCGCCGGGCGGGCGGGGATCCTCACTGGTTCAACACGGGGGGGGTGTTAGACGTTCTGGCCCAACGCGTTGAGCACGCGCGCGGTCACATCGTCGATATCGCCGAGTCCGTCCACCTGGCGGACAATGCCGCGGTCCAGGTATCGGTCGACGACGACCTGGGTCTGCTCGTGGTACAGGGCAAGGCGGTGGCGGATGACGTCCTCGGTGTCATCGGCACGACCTTCGATCTGTGCGCGCTTGAGCAGGCGGGCGATGAGTTCCTCGTCGTCGGCGGTCAGCTGCAGCACGGCGTCCAGTGCCTCGTCACCGAGGATCGAGTCGAGTTCGTCGACTTGGGCGCTGGTACGCGGGTAGCCATCGAGCAGGAAGCCCTCAGCCGCGTCGGCCTGGGCCAGACGGTCCCGGACCATGTTGTTGGTGACGGAATCCGGGACGAAGTTTCCGGCGTCGATGTACTTCTTCGCCTCCAGTCCCAACTCGGTCTGTTCCTTCACGTTGGCGCGGAAAATATCGCCGGTGGAAATAGCCACCACGTTGAGGCGTTCGGAAATCCGTGCAGCCTGGGTGCCCTTGCCCGAACCGGGAGGGCCAATGATCAACAGTTTGGTCATCGCAGAAGTCCTTCGTAGTTGCGCTGCTGCATTTGAGCGTTGATTTGCTTGACGGTCTCAAGACCCACGCCAACCATGATGAGGATCGAGGTGCCGCCAAAGGGGAAGTTGTGATCGGCGTTGATCAACACGAACGCGATCAACGGGATCAGGGCCACGAATGCCAGGTAAATGGCTCCGGGCAGTGTGATGCGGCTGAGCACGTATTCCAGGTACTCCGCCGTCGGACGTCCTGCGCGGATGCCCGGGATGAACCCACCGTACTTCTTCATGTTGTCGGCAACCTCGGTCGGGTTGAAGGTGATCGCGACATAGAAGTAGGTGAAGGCAATGATCAACAGCGTATAGACGATCATGTACAACGGCGAGGAGCCGGAGAAGTTGGACTGCAGCCAAATGGCCCACTCCGGCATAGTCCCATCCGCGCGCACGTTGAACTGCGTCAGCATGCTCGGCAGCGCCAACATCGAGGAGGCAAAGATGACCGGAATGACGCCGGCCATGTTGACCTTGATCGGGATGTAGGTTGAAGTTCCACCGACGGTCCGGCGTCCCACCATGCGTTTGGCGTACTGGACCGGGATCCGGCGCTGTGACTGTTCAACGAAGACCACCAGTGCGACGATCGCCAGACCGATGATAATGACACCAACGAAGGTGCCCCAGCCCTGCGTGTTGGCGATGGTCCCCATGGAAGTCGGGAAGCCCGAGGCGATGGAGATGAAGATCAGGATGGACATGCCGTTGCCGACGCCGCTCTCCGTGATCATTTCGCCCATCCACATGATCAGGCCGGTGCCCGCTGTCAGCGTGATGATCATCAAGAGGATGACAATCAGCGATTCATCGGGAACCACGGGGAACTGGCAGCCCGGGAACAAGGTGCCGCTGCGCGCCAACGAGACCAGTGTAGTTGCCTGAAGCAGGCCCAAGGCAATGGTCAGGTAGCGGGTGTACTGCGTGAGGATCGCCTGGCCGGACTGGCCTTCCTTGTGCAGTTCCTCGAAGCGGGGAATGACCACGCGTAGAAGCTGAACGATGATCGATGCCGTGATGTAGGGCATGATGCCCATCGCGAAGACAGACACCTGCAGGAGGGCGCCGCCGCTGAAGAGGTTCACAAACTGGTAAAGACCACCAGTGGTGTTGCTCGCCTCCAAGCACATCTGGACGTTTCCGTAGTTAACTCCGGGTGCGGGTATGTAAACACCAATGCGATAGATCGCTATGATGCCGAGCGTGAACAACAACTTGCGTCGCAGGTCAGGCGTCCGGAATACCCGGGCAATGGCGCTGAACAAGCGTCCTCCTGAATGATGTGGATCCGGCTAGGGCCGGAGTTGACCTCCTGAGTCTACCGGGTGATGCCCCTCACCGCGCAAATGTAGCGCGTGATTTCAAGCATGACGGCAATCCTCCGTCTCCGGCGTATTCTCCGCAGCCCACGCCACAGACATAAAAACAGCTTCCTCAGTGCGTCAATGGAGCCCGGTAAACGAAAAGAAGGTCCCATCCGAAACCGGGATATCCCGGTCCGGATGGGACCTTCTTCAGTTGATCAGATGACCAGCTGGCTTAGAGCTCGATAACCGAGCCGCCGGCAGCGGCGATCTTCTCAGAAGCCGACTTCGAGAAGGCGTTGACCTTCACGTCGACCTTGACGGTGATGTCGCCGGTGCCCAGGACCTTGACGGGCTGGTTCTTGCGAACTGCACCCTTCTCGACCAGTGCCTCGACAGTGACCTCGCCACCTTCGGGGAACAGCTCCGAGATCTTGTCCAGGTTGACAACCTGGAACTCGACGCGGAACGGGTTCTTGAAGCCGCGAAGCTTCGGAAGGCGCATGTGCAACGGCAGCTGGCCGCCGGCGAAGCCGGCCTTGACCTGGTAGCGTGCCTTGGTGCCCTTGGTGCCACGACCAGCAGTCTTGCCCTTGGAGCCTTCACCGCGACCCACACGGGTCTTACGGGTTTTGGCGCCTTCGGCCGGACGCAGGTGGTGAACCTTCAATGCGTTGTCTTTTTCAGCCATGATTACTTCGCCTCCTCAACCTTTAAGAGGTGCGGAACCGTGTTGATCATGCCAACGGTCACAGCATCGGCGGTACGGAACACGGTGTGTCCGATGCGCTTCAGGCCGAGTGAACGCAGGGTATCGCGCTGGTTCTGCTTGCCACCAATGGTGGACTTGATCTGGGTGATTGCCAGCGTCGCGTCGCTAGGGATAATGTTCTTAGCCACTATTACGCACCTGCC
This genomic interval carries:
- a CDS encoding UDP-glucose dehydrogenase family protein, with the protein product MSLKVSVIGTGYLGATHAACMAELGFEVIGLDIDQAKIERLAEGLLPFHEPELPELLRKHVASGRLRFTTSYAEVGEWADVHFIGVGTPQRTDGQGADMSYVDAAATSLARHITRDALIVGKSTVPVGTARRLEALLAEHARPGVELSLAWNPEFLREGFAVRDTMTPDRLVFGIGTIDSEAMLREVYATALEAGTPVVVTDFETSELVKVAANAFLATKISFINAFAEVTETVGGDIGTLADALGYDARIGRRFLNAGVGFGGGCLPKDIRALQSRVSELGLSHTMGFLAEVDEINLRRRDRVVHLAEAMLADELAGAKIAVLGVSFKPDSDDVRDSPALDVATRLFNAGAEVAVYDPKGNANAARRFPRLDYCDSLYEAVDGASLVLLLTEWEEFKALQPGDLEPLVRKKRIIDGRNVLDHAGWEASGWSVAAMGRRYPNP
- the glmM gene encoding phosphoglucosamine mutase, coding for MARLFGTDGVRGKANELLTPELTMRLAQAASVVLGFDKITDGRRPVAVVAKDPRISGDFISAAIEAGLAASGVDVFDAGTLPTPAAAYLVADLNADFGVMISASHNPAPDNGIKFLARGGQKLDDALEDAIEAHLELEPRRPVAGDVGRVQRFADAEDRYILHLLQTLPNRLDGLKVVLDCAHGAASGCSPEVFKAAGAELFVIGAEPDGININEGYGSTHLEKLQAAVLEHGADLGIAHDGDADRCLAVDHEGTVVDGDQIMAVMASALKDAGKLKDNTLVATVMSNLGLKIAMQEAGINILETGVGDRYVLEGMRANGYNLGGEQSGHVIFADHATTGDGVLTGLQIAARMKATGKTLKELASVMTVLPQVLINVKGVDKAAADSNEALSAAVAAVEAELGHGGRVLLRPSGTEPVVRVMVEARDQATAEAHARALADVVSRELAL
- the rpsI gene encoding 30S ribosomal protein S9, which translates into the protein MAQNTEEQNEFEGEAPASYTSESVTVEETAVKERPALTVAGAAVGRRKQAIARVRVVPGSGKWTINGRQLDNYFPNKLHQQDVNEPFKLLELDGAYDVIARIHGGGPSGQAGALRLGIARSLNEIDRDNNRAALKKAGYLTRDARVIERKKAGLKKARKASQFSKR
- the rplM gene encoding 50S ribosomal protein L13 — its product is MRTYTPKPADQERSWLIIDATDVVLGRLAVQAATLLRGKHKATYAAHMDMGDHVIIINAEKVALTGAKLEQKRAYRHSGFPGGLKSVSYTELLEKNPVLAVEKAIKGMLPKNSLAAQQLSKLKVYRGAEHPHAAQQPKAFEITQVAQ
- a CDS encoding tRNA pseudouridine synthase A; translated protein: MKTAPIIPSLESIGLSPESRHGGEPATVRLRATLAYDGAAYSGWGVQPTLPTVQGVLEHGLSLLIRRQIRTVVAGRTDAGVHASAQVVHFDLTPTEYSQLPRGKDLDPCEALLRRLYGILGRQGGAVVVHEISVAPEGFDARFSALWRRYSYRIADGPDKWDPLRRHVTMWHGEALDEGLMNDEAESLLGRHDFLTFCKPKPMATTIRTLTEFHFARDAEGLLVAHVKADAFCHNMVRSLIGAALMVGDGRKEPGWMAHRLGERVRDSLSKLAVPHALVLEEVAYPSDTLMGERAELTRARRLPGSDTTHLPPRVDAPVGL
- the rplQ gene encoding 50S ribosomal protein L17 produces the protein MPTPPKGARLGGSAAHERLMLANLSAQLFEHKSITTTLTKAKRLRPHAERLITFAKRGDLANRRRVQGIIASRSRTNKSIVHELFENIAPVMAERDGGYTRITKIGNRKGDNAPMAVIELVMEPVSPKQAVVKEAVKAAEKAAAVEVVEAEVVETEAPATEATEENKA
- a CDS encoding DNA-directed RNA polymerase subunit alpha: MLIAQRPTLTEEVVAENRSRFVIEPLEPGFGYTLGNSLRRTLLSSIPGAAVTSVRIDGVLHEFTTVAGVKEDVTELILNIKNLSVSSEHDEPVVAYLRKQGPGVVTAADITPPAGVEFHNPDLHIATLNAKGKFDMELTIERGRGYVSASQNKSADQEIGRIPVDSIYSPVLKVTFRVEATRVEQRTDFDKLIVDVETKDSIAPRDAVASAGTTLVELFGLARELNTAAEGIEIGPSPTDAALAADMALPIEDLELTVRSYNCLKREGIHTVGELVARSEADLMDIRNFGAKSIDEVKAKLIDLGLSLKDSPPGFDLAARAAAIDEDDVYGDEEA
- the rpsK gene encoding 30S ribosomal protein S11; protein product: MPPKTRGAVRKPRRKDKKNIALGQAHIKSTFNNTIVSITDPSGAVISWASAGEVGFKGSRKSTPYAAQMAAEAAAKRAQEHGMRKVDVFVKGPGSGRETAIRSLQAAGLEVGSIQDVSPSAHNGCRPPKRRRV
- the rpsM gene encoding 30S ribosomal protein S13 encodes the protein MARLAGVDIPREKRVIIALTYIYGVGKTRAEHTIAETGINPDTRVKDLTDAELVQLRDFIEGSFKVEGDLRREVAADIRRKVEIGSYEGIRHRKGLPVRGQRTKTNARTRKGPKRTVAGKKKTR
- the rpmJ gene encoding 50S ribosomal protein L36, whose protein sequence is MKVNPSVKPICDKCKVIRRNGRVMVICENPRHKQRQG
- the infA gene encoding translation initiation factor IF-1, yielding MAKKEGVIEVEGTVSEALPNAMFRVELPNGHVVLATISGKMRQHYIRILPEDRVVVELSPYDLNRGRIVYRYK